A region of Hippoglossus stenolepis isolate QCI-W04-F060 chromosome 7, HSTE1.2, whole genome shotgun sequence DNA encodes the following proteins:
- the si:ch211-153b23.7 gene encoding uncharacterized protein si:ch211-153b23.7 isoform X1, whose translation MDGDVLSLSSSPSLSSSAAAVAAETEETSARSDSSLFQGQQKHSSAEALCSEDVSPVGVRLLSTEEQVTLITESMTVTSADQEKLLLLNKNTELRRVNKELMKLNEDWDHVYRSATLGLQHRLEALELENNAVKQLNSRLLLKVEHQQSAKEYYEQALMQELKKNQDLQEYIRLLENRTHHPQRTCTQVKEGSFSAAVNAPVLSPTTTPPRGPDVSPSLVSGYKPSSSFFPASSGSEEGWKRKSKSSSTPLGESQQEVHDLNEQLGALRCQQTQIYEAEYRTEHNDHKHTLQENRRLRKKREEMRQQVALLQEQLKVYEDDFRRERADKQMLQRLLLKKTPPTRDPVLVHRCNNAQQPQGGDKRTQSAEKRKQHHPFCLKHQDRHKESD comes from the exons ATGGATGGAGACGTACTGTCATTGTCATCCTCTCCGTCGTTATCGTCctcagcagcagcggtggcagcagaaacagaagaaacttCAGCAAGAAGCGACAGCAGCCTCTTTCAGGGCCAACAGAAGCACTCATCTGCTGAAGCACTGTG caGTGAGGATGTGAGTCCCGTGGGTGTCAGGTTGCTGTccacagaggagcaggtgaCTCTGATCACTGAGAGCATGACAGTCACCTCCGCTGACCAggagaaactgctgctgctcaacaagAACACCGAGCTCCGCAGAGTCAACAAAGAG CTGATGAAGCTGAATGAGGACTGGGACCATGTATACCGCAGTGCCACACTGGGTCTGCAGCACAGACTGGAGGCTTTGGAACTGGAGAACAATGCAGTGAAACAGCTCAACAGTAGACTGCTGCTCAAAGTGGAACAccaacag AGTGCGAAGGAATACTACGAGCAGGCTCTGatgcaggagctgaagaagaaccAGGATCTGCAGGAATACATCAGGCTGCTGGAGAACAGGACGCATCATCCACAGAGAACCTGCACACAGGTCAAAGAG GGCAGCTTCAGCGCTGCGGTAAATGCTCCTGTGTTGTCGCCCACCACGACTCCACCAAGAGGTCCTGACGTGTCACCCAGCCTCGTTTCTGGATACaaaccttcatcctccttcttcCCTGCCTCCTCGGGCTCAGAGGAAGGGTGGAAGAGAAAAAGCAAGAGCAGCAGCACCCCACTGGGAGAATCCCAGCAAGAAGTGCACGATCTAAATGAACAGCTGGGGGCACTGAGATGTCAG CAGACCCAGATTTATGAAGCAGAATATCGGACGGAGCATAACgaccacaaacacacgctgCAGGAGAACCGCAggctgaggaagaagagggaggagatgcGTCAACAGGTGGCACTACTGCAAGAGCAG CTCAAGGTTTACGAGGACGACTTCCGACGGGAGCGCGCCGACAAACAGATGTTGCAGAGGCTGCTGTTGAAGAAAACGCCTCCCACCAGGGACCCTGTGCTCGTCCACCGCTGCAATAATGCGCAGCAGCCACagggaggagacaagaggaCGCAAAgtgcagagaagagaaaacagcacCACCCTTTCTGTCTCAAGCACCAAGACAGACACAAGGAGTCAGACTGA
- the si:ch211-153b23.7 gene encoding uncharacterized protein si:ch211-153b23.7 isoform X2, producing MDGDVLSLSSSPSLSSSAAAVAAETEETSARSDSSLFQGQQKHSSAEALCSEDVSPVGVRLLSTEEQVTLITESMTVTSADQEKLLLLNKNTELRRVNKELMKLNEDWDHVYRSATLGLQHRLEALELENNAVKQLNSRLLLKVEHQQSAKEYYEQALMQELKKNQDLQEYIRLLENRTHHPQRTCTQVKEGSFSAAVNAPVLSPTTTPPRGPDVSPSLVSGYKPSSSFFPASSGSEEGWKRKSKSSSTPLGESQQEVHDLNEQLGALRCQTQIYEAEYRTEHNDHKHTLQENRRLRKKREEMRQQVALLQEQLKVYEDDFRRERADKQMLQRLLLKKTPPTRDPVLVHRCNNAQQPQGGDKRTQSAEKRKQHHPFCLKHQDRHKESD from the exons ATGGATGGAGACGTACTGTCATTGTCATCCTCTCCGTCGTTATCGTCctcagcagcagcggtggcagcagaaacagaagaaacttCAGCAAGAAGCGACAGCAGCCTCTTTCAGGGCCAACAGAAGCACTCATCTGCTGAAGCACTGTG caGTGAGGATGTGAGTCCCGTGGGTGTCAGGTTGCTGTccacagaggagcaggtgaCTCTGATCACTGAGAGCATGACAGTCACCTCCGCTGACCAggagaaactgctgctgctcaacaagAACACCGAGCTCCGCAGAGTCAACAAAGAG CTGATGAAGCTGAATGAGGACTGGGACCATGTATACCGCAGTGCCACACTGGGTCTGCAGCACAGACTGGAGGCTTTGGAACTGGAGAACAATGCAGTGAAACAGCTCAACAGTAGACTGCTGCTCAAAGTGGAACAccaacag AGTGCGAAGGAATACTACGAGCAGGCTCTGatgcaggagctgaagaagaaccAGGATCTGCAGGAATACATCAGGCTGCTGGAGAACAGGACGCATCATCCACAGAGAACCTGCACACAGGTCAAAGAG GGCAGCTTCAGCGCTGCGGTAAATGCTCCTGTGTTGTCGCCCACCACGACTCCACCAAGAGGTCCTGACGTGTCACCCAGCCTCGTTTCTGGATACaaaccttcatcctccttcttcCCTGCCTCCTCGGGCTCAGAGGAAGGGTGGAAGAGAAAAAGCAAGAGCAGCAGCACCCCACTGGGAGAATCCCAGCAAGAAGTGCACGATCTAAATGAACAGCTGGGGGCACTGAGATGTCAG ACCCAGATTTATGAAGCAGAATATCGGACGGAGCATAACgaccacaaacacacgctgCAGGAGAACCGCAggctgaggaagaagagggaggagatgcGTCAACAGGTGGCACTACTGCAAGAGCAG CTCAAGGTTTACGAGGACGACTTCCGACGGGAGCGCGCCGACAAACAGATGTTGCAGAGGCTGCTGTTGAAGAAAACGCCTCCCACCAGGGACCCTGTGCTCGTCCACCGCTGCAATAATGCGCAGCAGCCACagggaggagacaagaggaCGCAAAgtgcagagaagagaaaacagcacCACCCTTTCTGTCTCAAGCACCAAGACAGACACAAGGAGTCAGACTGA
- the zgc:174917 gene encoding probable alpha-ketoglutarate-dependent hypophosphite dioxygenase: MTTSTNKQREVYNQQGFLSALPVLNHTELTEARHAFSELEGEFGEAYTQYSLHNVHLQYPWVMGLTKHTRVLEVVKAVLGPDIILLDSRFICKYPTLKAADIQENKGGGSEPDGKDGENVLPYVAWHQDMRYWGVAGGPVLSVWLALDDSRKENGALQVIPGSHCSGMLPHRQATRSGNMLSVNQEIPEELLQADEAVFCPLLAGQMSIHDGLLVHASDANTSQRRRCGLVIRYIPTCAYPIQDPDRPRKFQATVLACGDDHFNHFSNTST, encoded by the exons ATGACGACATCCACAAATAAGCAGCGGGAGGTCTACAACCAGCAGGGcttcctctcagctctgcctGTGCTGAACCACACGGAGCTGACAGAGGCCAGACACGCCTTCTCGGAGCTGGAGGGGGAATTTG gTGAAGCGTACACCCAGTACAGCCTCCACAATGTTCACCTTCAGTATCCGTGGGTGATGGGCCTGACCAAACACACTCGCGTCCTGGAAGTTGTCAAAGCCGTCCTGGGCCCTGACATCATCCTGCTGGACTCCCGCTTCATCTGCAAATACCCAACACTCAAAGCAGCCGACATCCAGGAGAATAAAGGAGGAGGAAGCGAACCTGAtgggaaggatggagagaatgTGCTTCCATATGTGGCCTGGCATCAGGATATGAG GTATTGGGGTGTTGCTGGTGGccctgttctctctgtgtggctCGCTTTAGACGACTCGCGGAAGGAAAACGGCGCCCTTCAGGTCATCCCAG GCAGCCACTGCTCCGGCATGTTGCCCCATCGCCAAGCCACCCGCTCTGGAAACATGCTGTCAGTCAACCAGGAGAtcccagaggagctgctgcaggcggATGAAGCTGTGTTTTGTCCTCTGCTGGCCGGACAGATGTCT atCCATGACGGGTTACTTGTCCATGCCAGTGATGCCAATACATCCCAGAGGAGGCGCTGTGGGCTTGTGATCCGTTACATCCCCACCTGTGCTTACCCCATACAG GATCCGGATCGTCCCAGGAAGTTTCAAGCCACGGTGTTGGCCTGTGGAGACGATCATTTCAATCATTTCTCCAACACAAGCACATGA
- the si:ch211-153b23.5 gene encoding glutamine amidotransferase-like class 1 domain-containing protein 3, mitochondrial, which produces MAKRVAVILSGCGVYDGTEIHEAAAVLVHLSRAGAKVQMFAPNADQMHVVNHCDGKPTAEKRNVLQESARIARGEVIDLAKLDVTAFDAAIIPGGFGVAKNLSDWAVKNKDCTVQPDLEKLIKAFHKARKPLGMCCISPVLAAKILPGCELTVGQDKECEMWPYAGTAGVLKEMGCKHVNKDVGEAHVDVKNKLVTTCAFMCNAPFHKVFDGVGVLVKETLKLA; this is translated from the exons ATGGCAAAGCGTGTTGCAGTTATTCTCTCGGGCTGTGGCGTCTATGACGGCACAGAGATCCACGAGGCCGCCGCTGTTCTCGTCCACCTGAGTCGCGCTGGAGCAAAA GTGCAGATGTTTGCTCCGAATGCCGATCAGATGCACGTTGTAAATCACTGCGACGGGAAACCCACGGCTGAGAAAAGAAACGTCCTGCAGGAAAGTGCACGTATCGCCAGGGGTGAAGTGATTGATCTGGCCAAGTTAGATGTTACAGCATTCGACGCCGCCATCATCCCAG GGGGTTTCGGTGTGGCTAAGAACCTGAGTGACTGGGCAGTGAAGAATAAGGACTGCACCGTCCAGCCGGATCTGGAGAAGCTCATCAAGGCTTTCCACAAGGCCCGTAAACCGCTGGGCATGTGCTGCATCTCCCCCGTCCTCGCCGCCAAAATCCTGCCAGGCTGTGAGCTCACTGTGGGACAGGACAAAGAGTGTGAAAT GTGGCCATATGCAGGGACCGCAGGGGTTCTGAAGGAGATGGGCTGCAAACATGTGAACAAGGACGTGGGAGAAGCTCATGTTGATGTCAAGAACAAGCTGGTCACCACCTGTGCCTTCATGTGCAATGCACCTTTTCACAAAGTGTTTGATGGAGTAGGTGTCTTAGTCAAAGAGACACTGAAACTGGCTTAA
- the si:ch211-153b23.4 gene encoding uncharacterized protein si:ch211-153b23.4, producing the protein MTERHTLHVSVGILGIAGGSLLLLVNDYATSPGEDFIPYTALGILLLIIAALLAYTGIYRSLSHAQLFSSLCLTVSALWCGSGLVYILVGQGVLQPAELRSSLVPGLAAFTLALLIIGSVALLLKKAVLSFLAIGISFACAHQIAGLSAAGFGQSATAANYLLVCLVGVYFGFGRLLSTVTQGKVEPPGINLKGKAELKTEQNQKCSDAVSVGLVMNLLSACVLACPLLGVVPRLFVGHVPWLWTAGVFQLGMCVLFYRAMDTLAATFYGFTALLKFAEGYTALLSFYSIQPFSPVPFPVVFSVLFSVLALFSCQKSLLEGLYQLFFAAYCIAIAAQPKGFNQAGTQGVQAAIFVVSAIMLLVTTFNMVSRTMIPTGQGYFKALVNRMPGLTLRAQDKELHTPHLGYSKYADAEVLGHACNVLATFAVTATVGDRDPLSVLVLPWVVVAGGAVQLLCGSVAFARGKTFESTVFILYGMMWSVWGLTRYGGLYGDTRGFNVAVGIVSFMLFNCLVTAAALFLNVAWFAYAFTFQLILISFLLDAVGALPYGYDIGVTIIFGLVSFYCFLSHIFNSTFQSPQIPLGNPLIKLSGIGGGEHVCPHVSARKASSVQQIAEIMKNGGICGMPTDTVYVLVAACNRPDAVVKAYKVKKQAEDRPMSLWISSIKQLEPVRHLLSPLLLDFMEAAWPSSISMVIPRGPWMDTFGLGDAAKHIGTPQSIAIRYPDCSVATHLIHLVGPIAVTSANPTGEADTTHHNQVYAKLGDKVDGVLCDGPSPENIASTVVDCTKIETGHIGFFRVGLIPKSKVLQIFEEVQRRHKQGQTNPAFEYDLHPPDTHRELGSGEYDTIESGMGSDDSTPPTTSPQQSPEMRNRF; encoded by the exons ATGACTGAACGACACACACTCCATGTGTCCGTGGGCATCCTTGGCATCGCTGGAG GTTCTCTCCTGCTCTTGGTGAACGACTATGCCACCTCACCCGGAGAAGACTTCATCCCCTATACTGCACTGGGGATTCTGCTCCTCATCATCGCGGCCCTCTTAGCTTATACAG GTATCTACCGCAGTCTGTCCCACGCCCAGCTCTTTtcgtctctgtgtctcactgtctctgccCTGTGGTGTGGCTCAGGTCTGGTGTACATCCTGGTGGGGCAGGGAGTGCTGCAGCCCGCAGAACTCAGGTCCTCTCTGGTTCCTGGTCTGGCGGCGTTCACCTTAGCTCTGCTCATCATCGGCAGCGTTGCCCTCTTATTAAAGAAAGCAGTTCTGTCTTTTCTAGCCATCGGTATCAGTTTCGCATGTGCCCATCAAATCGCCGGCCTGTCTGCGGCAGGTTTTGGTCAGTCTGCCACAGCAGCAAACTACCTCCTTGTCTGTCTGGTTGGTGTTTACTTTGGTTTTGGGCGACTGCTGTCCACTGTCACTCAAGGTAAAGTGGAACCTCCAGGAATAAACCTGAAGGGAAAAGCTGAGCTGAAAACGGAGCAGAACCAGAAGTGTAGCGATGCAGTGTCAGTGGGTTTGGTGATGAACTtgttgtctgcctgtgtgttaGCCTGTCCTCTGTTAGGTGTGGTCCCCCGGCTCTTCGTCGGTCATGTCCCCTGGCTGTGGACGGCCGGAGTCTTCCAGCTTGGTATGTGTGTCCTCTTTTACCGAGCCATGGACACACTAGCTGCCACTTTTTATGGCTTCACTGCCCTGCTGAAATTTGCAGAGGGCTACACTGCTCTCTTATCGTTCTATTCAATCCAGCCGTTCTCCCCTGTTCCCTTCCCTGTCGTCTTCTCTGTGCTTTTCTCCGTCTTGGCTCTCTTCAGTTGTCAGAAGAGTTTGCTGGAGGGGCTCTACCAGTTATTCTTTGCAGCTTATTGCATTGCAATCGCAGCCCAGCCTAAAGGCTTCAACCAAGCAGGCACTCAGGGTGTACAGGCCGCTATATTTGTAGTCTCTGCCATCATGCTTTTAGTTACCACATTCAACATGGTCTCAAGGACCATGATCCCCACAGGACAAGGTTATTTCAAAGCTTTAGTAAACAGGATGCCGGGTCTGACTCTCAGAGCACAAGATAAAGAGCTACATACTCCTCACCTGGGCTACTCCAAATATGCAGATGCAGAGGTGTTAGGCCACGCCTGCAACGTGTTGGCTACTTTCGCTGTCACAGCCACAGTAGGTGACAGAGAtcctctgtctgtgctggtCCTGCCCTGGGTGGTGGTGGCGGGCGGGGCAGtgcagctgctctgtggctCAGTAGCTTTTGCTCGGGGTAAAACCTTCGAGAGCACGGTTTTTATTCTCTACGGGATGATGTGGAGCGTGTGGGGGCTGACACGATATGGCGGCCTGTACGGTGACACCAGAGGCTTTAATGTGGCTGTCGGGATCGTTAGCTTCATGCTATTTAACTGCCTAGTGACAGCTGCGGCGCTGTTTCTGAATGTCGCCTGGTTTGCCTACGCCTTCACCTTCCAGCTCATCCTCATTAGCTTCCTGCTGGATGCAGTGGGCGCTCTGCCTTATGGTTATGACATCGGAGTCACCATCATCTTTGGTCTCGTCAGTTTTTATTGCTTCCTGAGCCACATTTTCAACAGCACCTTCCAGTCCCCTCAGATCCCTTTAGGGAACCCTTTAATCAAGCTGAGTGGCATCGGAGGGGGGGAACATGTCTGTCCACATGTATCAGCCCGCAAGGCCTCATCTGTCCAGCAGATTGCAG AAATCATGAAAAATGGGGGCATATGTGGAATGCCCACTGACACCGTCTATGTGCTGGTAGCGGCTTGCAACAGGCCTGATGCAGTTGTAAAAGCGTACAA GGTAAAGAAGCAGGCAGAGGACCGACCCATGTCCCTGTGGATCTCCTCCATCAAGCAGCTGGAGCCGGTGCGACACCTGCTGAGCCCCCTGCTGCTGGACTTCATGGAGGCGGCGTGGCCCTCCTCCATTAGCATGGTTATACCCAGAG GTCCGTGGATGGACACTTTTGGTTTGGGGGATGCGGCCAAACACATCGGGACTCCACAGAGCATTGCCATCAGATACCCAGACTGTTCTGTGGCCACCCACCTCATTCACCTG GTGGGGCCCATTGCAGTTACCTCAGCCAACCCTACAGGGGAGGCAGACACGACTCACCACAACCAAGTTTATGCCAAACTGGGAGACAAG GTGGATGGTGTTCTATGTGACGGCCCCTCCCCAGAGAACATTGCATCTACTGTGGTTGACTGCACTAAGATTGAAACAGGACACATTGGTTTCTTCAGAGTGGGTCTCATTCCTAAGTCCAAG GTTCTTCAGATCTTTGAGGAGGttcagaggagacacaaacaggGGCAGACAAATCCAGCTTTTGAGTACGATCTGCATCCACCAGACACTCACCGTGAACTGGGTTCAGGAGAATACGACACAATAGAATCAGGAATGGGATCTGATGACTCAACACCACCTACGACTTCACCTCAACAAAGCCCAGAAATGAGAAATCGCTTTTAG
- the si:ch211-153b23.7 gene encoding uncharacterized protein si:ch211-153b23.7 isoform X3 has translation MDGDVLSLSSSPSLSSSAAAVAAETEETSARSDSSLFQGQQKHSSAEALCEDVSPVGVRLLSTEEQVTLITESMTVTSADQEKLLLLNKNTELRRVNKELMKLNEDWDHVYRSATLGLQHRLEALELENNAVKQLNSRLLLKVEHQQSAKEYYEQALMQELKKNQDLQEYIRLLENRTHHPQRTCTQVKEGSFSAAVNAPVLSPTTTPPRGPDVSPSLVSGYKPSSSFFPASSGSEEGWKRKSKSSSTPLGESQQEVHDLNEQLGALRCQQTQIYEAEYRTEHNDHKHTLQENRRLRKKREEMRQQVALLQEQLKVYEDDFRRERADKQMLQRLLLKKTPPTRDPVLVHRCNNAQQPQGGDKRTQSAEKRKQHHPFCLKHQDRHKESD, from the exons ATGGATGGAGACGTACTGTCATTGTCATCCTCTCCGTCGTTATCGTCctcagcagcagcggtggcagcagaaacagaagaaacttCAGCAAGAAGCGACAGCAGCCTCTTTCAGGGCCAACAGAAGCACTCATCTGCTGAAGCACTGTG TGAGGATGTGAGTCCCGTGGGTGTCAGGTTGCTGTccacagaggagcaggtgaCTCTGATCACTGAGAGCATGACAGTCACCTCCGCTGACCAggagaaactgctgctgctcaacaagAACACCGAGCTCCGCAGAGTCAACAAAGAG CTGATGAAGCTGAATGAGGACTGGGACCATGTATACCGCAGTGCCACACTGGGTCTGCAGCACAGACTGGAGGCTTTGGAACTGGAGAACAATGCAGTGAAACAGCTCAACAGTAGACTGCTGCTCAAAGTGGAACAccaacag AGTGCGAAGGAATACTACGAGCAGGCTCTGatgcaggagctgaagaagaaccAGGATCTGCAGGAATACATCAGGCTGCTGGAGAACAGGACGCATCATCCACAGAGAACCTGCACACAGGTCAAAGAG GGCAGCTTCAGCGCTGCGGTAAATGCTCCTGTGTTGTCGCCCACCACGACTCCACCAAGAGGTCCTGACGTGTCACCCAGCCTCGTTTCTGGATACaaaccttcatcctccttcttcCCTGCCTCCTCGGGCTCAGAGGAAGGGTGGAAGAGAAAAAGCAAGAGCAGCAGCACCCCACTGGGAGAATCCCAGCAAGAAGTGCACGATCTAAATGAACAGCTGGGGGCACTGAGATGTCAG CAGACCCAGATTTATGAAGCAGAATATCGGACGGAGCATAACgaccacaaacacacgctgCAGGAGAACCGCAggctgaggaagaagagggaggagatgcGTCAACAGGTGGCACTACTGCAAGAGCAG CTCAAGGTTTACGAGGACGACTTCCGACGGGAGCGCGCCGACAAACAGATGTTGCAGAGGCTGCTGTTGAAGAAAACGCCTCCCACCAGGGACCCTGTGCTCGTCCACCGCTGCAATAATGCGCAGCAGCCACagggaggagacaagaggaCGCAAAgtgcagagaagagaaaacagcacCACCCTTTCTGTCTCAAGCACCAAGACAGACACAAGGAGTCAGACTGA